In one Juglans regia cultivar Chandler chromosome 11, Walnut 2.0, whole genome shotgun sequence genomic region, the following are encoded:
- the LOC109009593 gene encoding uncharacterized protein At2g24330 → MAEDKGIGEGEKEPTAAGAATTTTTTDGNEKKKQRGFLSRVWKGIFRLHGDDFEKRLQYISKEEAAVLARMKRRSQSWRRMTRNLIIFSVIFEVIAVGYAIMTTRSVDLNWKMRALRVLPMFLLPGLSSAIYSTFISFTRMCDRKDQKTLERLRAERQAKIDELKERTNYYTTQQLIQRYDSDPAAKAAAATVLASKLGADSGLKVYLGDESKLNAPTGKSNDVELVQSGGLRNRKQVQTRSSSAGSTPKNHSDEETPRSEGTEGPQTSEHKQLVVSHHSSQGSVTNDGGWIARIAALLVGEDPTQSYALICGNCHMHNGLARKEEFPYITYYCPHCHALNRPKLSVEEQERVSGSNTPNLGSLRTGGSDDAINNASASGSDSGLTTNSHVRAVSEIEEVTERVTSEQLAS, encoded by the exons ATGGCGGAGGACAAAGGAATTGGGGAAGGTGAAAAGGAGCCTACTGCTGCTGGTGCTGCTACTACTACCACTACTACTGATgggaatgagaagaagaagcagcgcGGATTTCTTTCTCGCGTTTGGAAGGGAATCTTTAGACTACATGGTGATGATTTCGAGAAGAGACTGCAATACATTTCTAAGGAAGAAGCCGCTGTTCTCGCCAGAATGAAGCGGAGATCGCAGTCTTGGAGGCGGATGACCCGCAATCTTATTATATTCTCTGTCATTTTTGAG GTTATTGCCGTTGGTTATGCTATAATGACAACAAGATCAGTGGACTTGAACTGGAAGATGAGAGCGTTACGGGTTTTGCCAATGTTTCTTTTGCCCGGTTTATCTTCTGCTATTTATTCAACATTCATAAGCTTCACAAGGATGT GTGATAGGAAGGATCAGAAAACTCTGGAAAGGCTTCGGGCTGAAAGGCAGGCAAAAATTGATGAGCTGAAAGAGAGGACAAATTATTACACTACTCAGCAGCTCATTCAG AGATATGACTCTGATCCAGCAGCCAAGGCAGCTGCTGCAACTGTACTTGCATCTAAGTTGGGTGCAGATTCAGGCCTGAAAGTGTATTTGGGAGATGAGTCTAAGCTTAATGCTCCAACAGGGAAAAGCAATGATGTTGAACTTGTGCAATCTGGCGGGCTTCGAAATAGGAAACAAGTGCAAACCAGATCCAGCAGTGCAGGTAGCACTCCAAAGAATCATTCTGACGAGGAAACACCTCGTTCCGAGGGAACCGAGGGCCCACAGACTTCCGAGCATAAACAGCTGGTAGTTAGTCATCATTCTAGTCAGGGATCAGTCACAAATGATGGAGGATGGATTGCTCGCATCGCAGCATTGCTTGTGGGTGAGGATCCAACGCAATCTTATGCACTCATTTGTGGCAACTGCCATATGCACAACG GGCTTGCTAGGAAGGAGGAGTTTCCATACATTACCTACTACTGCCCACATTGCCATGCCCTGAATAGGCCTAAACTATCGGTGGAGGAACAGGAACGCGTTTCTGGTTCCAATACCCCTAATCTGGGCTCCTTGAGAACAGGGGGCAGTGATGATGCAATCAACAATGCCAGTGCTTCTGGGAGCGACAGTGGTCTGACAACAAACAGCCATGTCAGAGCTGTTTCAGAGATTGAGGAAGTAACTGAAAGGGTAACCTCCGAGCAGTTAGCTAGTTAA
- the LOC109009590 gene encoding pentatricopeptide repeat-containing protein At5g24830 isoform X2, with amino-acid sequence MALLIGCGESSSAASHILLLRYLNRALDSIKHDITQIFANIFCSKTKFDSNVRTCGDEDPPPPSFEHLMATMDERYQLRARDWYSKQKDYDDKRDPYAVFNVLDTMLKDSLERLKTMRQSISLPDVGFQECTLEVNYAKHVHLIRDLCLLRKVGAALWLRRKMIHKCVVPDVFTHNYLVNGLCKTGDLERADWLIREMVEMGPSPNRATFNTFIKGYCLSDNVDKALYVFSVMVNSDIRPNRVTCNILVHALCKKGLLEEAWKLLGEILEEEKDKESPDLITSTILMDGHFKNGEMVQALSLWDEMVQKNIQIDVVAYNVLIHGFCLSRQMKLAYRYFCEMLKRGLLPDVFTYNTLINGLCKDGKFEEASYIHGVMARIGVTPDPISYKIIIQGLCIYGNVGRAHNFLVCMLQKSIVPEPHIWNVIIDCYGRLGDPDSAFSIRDQMLAFGVLPNVFTFNALVHAQVKGGNIAYAYSLKKEMLLSGLYPDVVTYNMLIGAACNLGHMRLALQLHDEMLRQGYEPDMITYTELIRGHCLRGNMEVAEELFAKIQKTGLPIDHVPFQLLIKKYCKIGKFDMAYDLYQKWITRDQRDYHLHWA; translated from the exons atggcc TTACTAATTGGCTGCGGAGAATCTTCGTCAGCTGCGTCCCATATTCTTCTTCTTAGATATCTGAATCGAGCCCTAGACTCCATCAAGCACGATATTACTCAGATCTTTGCCAACATTTTCTGCTCCAAGACTAAATTTGATTCAAATGTCAG GACTTGCGGGGATGAGGATCCGCCGCCGCCTTCTTTTGAACATCTCATGGCAACTATGGATGAACGTTACCAGCTGAGAGCTCGAGACTGGTATTCAAAGCAAAAGGATTATGACGATAAAAGAGATCCATATGCAGTTTTCAATGTGTTAGATACAATGCTAAAGGATAGTTTGGAACGTTTGAAAACGATGAG GCAGAGCATATCATTGCCAGATGTAGGCTTTCAAGAATGCACTTTGGAAGTTAATTATGCTAAACATGTACATTTAATTCGGGATTTATGTTTACTGCGTAAAGTGGGGGCAGCTCTATGGCTTCGAAGAAAAATGATACATAAATGTGTTGTTCCTGATGTATTTACACACAACTATCTTGTAAATGGACTGTGTAAGACCGGTGACCTGGAGAGGGCTGATTGGCTTATTAGGGAGATGGTAGAAATGGGTCCCTCTCCCAACCGTGCAACATTCAACACTTTCATCAAGGGTTATTGTCTTAGTGATAACGTGGATAAAGCTCTCTATGTTTTCTCTGTTATGGTTAATAGTGATATTAGGCCAAACAGAGTTACTTGTAACATACTCGTACATGCGTTGTGCAAGAAAGGTCTTTTGGAGGAAGCATGGAAGCTTCTTGGGGAGATATTAGAGGAAGAAAAGGACAAGGAATCACCAGATTTGATTACCTCGACTATACTTATGGATGGTCATTTTAAGAATGGAGAGATGGTTCAGGCTCTTAGTCTTTGGGATGAGATGGTCCAAAAAAACATCCAAATAGACGTTGTTGCATATAATGTCCTTATCCATGGATTTTGTTTGAGTCGACAAATGAAACTTGCATACCGGTACTTCTGTGAAATGCTTAAAAGAGGCTTACTTCCAGATGTTTTTACGTACAATACACTCATAAATGGTCTTTGTAAAGATGGGAAATTTGAAGAGGCTTCCTACATTCATGGTGTCATGGCAAGAATTGGAGTTACTCCTGACCCAATTtcatacaaaattataattcaaGGGCTATGCATTTATGGAAATGTTGGCAGAGCTCATAACTTTCTTGTTTGTATGTTACAAAAATCAATAGTGCCGGAGCCTCACATATGGAATGTCATAATTGATTGTTATGGAAGACTGGGAGACCCTGATAGTGCATTCTCTATCAGAGATCAGATGTTGGCTTTTGGTGTTCTACCAAATGTATTTACTTTCAATGCACTGGTCCATGCTCAAGTAAAAGGAGGGAACATTGCTTATGCGTATTCACTTAAAAAGGAGATGCTTCTTTCTGGTCTTTATCCTGATGTTGTTACTTATAATATGTTGATAGGTGCTGCTTGTAACTTGGGCCACATGCGGTTAGCACTTCAATTACATGATGAAATGCTGAGACAGGGATATGAACCTGATATGATAACTTACACTGAGCTTATTAGAGGTCACTGTCTGAGAGGCAATATGGAAGTGGCTGAAGAGCTTTTTGCCAAGATACAGAAAACTGGGCTACCAATCGATCACGTTCCGTTTCAGTTACTTATCAAGAAGTACTGCAAAATTGGCAAGTTTGACATGGCATATGACCTCTATCAAAAGTGGATAACTAGGGACCAACGAGACTATCATCTTCACTGGGCTTGA
- the LOC109009590 gene encoding pentatricopeptide repeat-containing protein At5g24830 isoform X1, with translation MAMSVSQLLIGCGESSSAASHILLLRYLNRALDSIKHDITQIFANIFCSKTKFDSNVRTCGDEDPPPPSFEHLMATMDERYQLRARDWYSKQKDYDDKRDPYAVFNVLDTMLKDSLERLKTMRQSISLPDVGFQECTLEVNYAKHVHLIRDLCLLRKVGAALWLRRKMIHKCVVPDVFTHNYLVNGLCKTGDLERADWLIREMVEMGPSPNRATFNTFIKGYCLSDNVDKALYVFSVMVNSDIRPNRVTCNILVHALCKKGLLEEAWKLLGEILEEEKDKESPDLITSTILMDGHFKNGEMVQALSLWDEMVQKNIQIDVVAYNVLIHGFCLSRQMKLAYRYFCEMLKRGLLPDVFTYNTLINGLCKDGKFEEASYIHGVMARIGVTPDPISYKIIIQGLCIYGNVGRAHNFLVCMLQKSIVPEPHIWNVIIDCYGRLGDPDSAFSIRDQMLAFGVLPNVFTFNALVHAQVKGGNIAYAYSLKKEMLLSGLYPDVVTYNMLIGAACNLGHMRLALQLHDEMLRQGYEPDMITYTELIRGHCLRGNMEVAEELFAKIQKTGLPIDHVPFQLLIKKYCKIGKFDMAYDLYQKWITRDQRDYHLHWA, from the exons atggcc ATGTCTGTCTCTCAGTTACTAATTGGCTGCGGAGAATCTTCGTCAGCTGCGTCCCATATTCTTCTTCTTAGATATCTGAATCGAGCCCTAGACTCCATCAAGCACGATATTACTCAGATCTTTGCCAACATTTTCTGCTCCAAGACTAAATTTGATTCAAATGTCAG GACTTGCGGGGATGAGGATCCGCCGCCGCCTTCTTTTGAACATCTCATGGCAACTATGGATGAACGTTACCAGCTGAGAGCTCGAGACTGGTATTCAAAGCAAAAGGATTATGACGATAAAAGAGATCCATATGCAGTTTTCAATGTGTTAGATACAATGCTAAAGGATAGTTTGGAACGTTTGAAAACGATGAG GCAGAGCATATCATTGCCAGATGTAGGCTTTCAAGAATGCACTTTGGAAGTTAATTATGCTAAACATGTACATTTAATTCGGGATTTATGTTTACTGCGTAAAGTGGGGGCAGCTCTATGGCTTCGAAGAAAAATGATACATAAATGTGTTGTTCCTGATGTATTTACACACAACTATCTTGTAAATGGACTGTGTAAGACCGGTGACCTGGAGAGGGCTGATTGGCTTATTAGGGAGATGGTAGAAATGGGTCCCTCTCCCAACCGTGCAACATTCAACACTTTCATCAAGGGTTATTGTCTTAGTGATAACGTGGATAAAGCTCTCTATGTTTTCTCTGTTATGGTTAATAGTGATATTAGGCCAAACAGAGTTACTTGTAACATACTCGTACATGCGTTGTGCAAGAAAGGTCTTTTGGAGGAAGCATGGAAGCTTCTTGGGGAGATATTAGAGGAAGAAAAGGACAAGGAATCACCAGATTTGATTACCTCGACTATACTTATGGATGGTCATTTTAAGAATGGAGAGATGGTTCAGGCTCTTAGTCTTTGGGATGAGATGGTCCAAAAAAACATCCAAATAGACGTTGTTGCATATAATGTCCTTATCCATGGATTTTGTTTGAGTCGACAAATGAAACTTGCATACCGGTACTTCTGTGAAATGCTTAAAAGAGGCTTACTTCCAGATGTTTTTACGTACAATACACTCATAAATGGTCTTTGTAAAGATGGGAAATTTGAAGAGGCTTCCTACATTCATGGTGTCATGGCAAGAATTGGAGTTACTCCTGACCCAATTtcatacaaaattataattcaaGGGCTATGCATTTATGGAAATGTTGGCAGAGCTCATAACTTTCTTGTTTGTATGTTACAAAAATCAATAGTGCCGGAGCCTCACATATGGAATGTCATAATTGATTGTTATGGAAGACTGGGAGACCCTGATAGTGCATTCTCTATCAGAGATCAGATGTTGGCTTTTGGTGTTCTACCAAATGTATTTACTTTCAATGCACTGGTCCATGCTCAAGTAAAAGGAGGGAACATTGCTTATGCGTATTCACTTAAAAAGGAGATGCTTCTTTCTGGTCTTTATCCTGATGTTGTTACTTATAATATGTTGATAGGTGCTGCTTGTAACTTGGGCCACATGCGGTTAGCACTTCAATTACATGATGAAATGCTGAGACAGGGATATGAACCTGATATGATAACTTACACTGAGCTTATTAGAGGTCACTGTCTGAGAGGCAATATGGAAGTGGCTGAAGAGCTTTTTGCCAAGATACAGAAAACTGGGCTACCAATCGATCACGTTCCGTTTCAGTTACTTATCAAGAAGTACTGCAAAATTGGCAAGTTTGACATGGCATATGACCTCTATCAAAAGTGGATAACTAGGGACCAACGAGACTATCATCTTCACTGGGCTTGA
- the LOC109009590 gene encoding pentatricopeptide repeat-containing protein At5g24830 isoform X3 codes for MATMDERYQLRARDWYSKQKDYDDKRDPYAVFNVLDTMLKDSLERLKTMRQSISLPDVGFQECTLEVNYAKHVHLIRDLCLLRKVGAALWLRRKMIHKCVVPDVFTHNYLVNGLCKTGDLERADWLIREMVEMGPSPNRATFNTFIKGYCLSDNVDKALYVFSVMVNSDIRPNRVTCNILVHALCKKGLLEEAWKLLGEILEEEKDKESPDLITSTILMDGHFKNGEMVQALSLWDEMVQKNIQIDVVAYNVLIHGFCLSRQMKLAYRYFCEMLKRGLLPDVFTYNTLINGLCKDGKFEEASYIHGVMARIGVTPDPISYKIIIQGLCIYGNVGRAHNFLVCMLQKSIVPEPHIWNVIIDCYGRLGDPDSAFSIRDQMLAFGVLPNVFTFNALVHAQVKGGNIAYAYSLKKEMLLSGLYPDVVTYNMLIGAACNLGHMRLALQLHDEMLRQGYEPDMITYTELIRGHCLRGNMEVAEELFAKIQKTGLPIDHVPFQLLIKKYCKIGKFDMAYDLYQKWITRDQRDYHLHWA; via the exons ATGGCAACTATGGATGAACGTTACCAGCTGAGAGCTCGAGACTGGTATTCAAAGCAAAAGGATTATGACGATAAAAGAGATCCATATGCAGTTTTCAATGTGTTAGATACAATGCTAAAGGATAGTTTGGAACGTTTGAAAACGATGAG GCAGAGCATATCATTGCCAGATGTAGGCTTTCAAGAATGCACTTTGGAAGTTAATTATGCTAAACATGTACATTTAATTCGGGATTTATGTTTACTGCGTAAAGTGGGGGCAGCTCTATGGCTTCGAAGAAAAATGATACATAAATGTGTTGTTCCTGATGTATTTACACACAACTATCTTGTAAATGGACTGTGTAAGACCGGTGACCTGGAGAGGGCTGATTGGCTTATTAGGGAGATGGTAGAAATGGGTCCCTCTCCCAACCGTGCAACATTCAACACTTTCATCAAGGGTTATTGTCTTAGTGATAACGTGGATAAAGCTCTCTATGTTTTCTCTGTTATGGTTAATAGTGATATTAGGCCAAACAGAGTTACTTGTAACATACTCGTACATGCGTTGTGCAAGAAAGGTCTTTTGGAGGAAGCATGGAAGCTTCTTGGGGAGATATTAGAGGAAGAAAAGGACAAGGAATCACCAGATTTGATTACCTCGACTATACTTATGGATGGTCATTTTAAGAATGGAGAGATGGTTCAGGCTCTTAGTCTTTGGGATGAGATGGTCCAAAAAAACATCCAAATAGACGTTGTTGCATATAATGTCCTTATCCATGGATTTTGTTTGAGTCGACAAATGAAACTTGCATACCGGTACTTCTGTGAAATGCTTAAAAGAGGCTTACTTCCAGATGTTTTTACGTACAATACACTCATAAATGGTCTTTGTAAAGATGGGAAATTTGAAGAGGCTTCCTACATTCATGGTGTCATGGCAAGAATTGGAGTTACTCCTGACCCAATTtcatacaaaattataattcaaGGGCTATGCATTTATGGAAATGTTGGCAGAGCTCATAACTTTCTTGTTTGTATGTTACAAAAATCAATAGTGCCGGAGCCTCACATATGGAATGTCATAATTGATTGTTATGGAAGACTGGGAGACCCTGATAGTGCATTCTCTATCAGAGATCAGATGTTGGCTTTTGGTGTTCTACCAAATGTATTTACTTTCAATGCACTGGTCCATGCTCAAGTAAAAGGAGGGAACATTGCTTATGCGTATTCACTTAAAAAGGAGATGCTTCTTTCTGGTCTTTATCCTGATGTTGTTACTTATAATATGTTGATAGGTGCTGCTTGTAACTTGGGCCACATGCGGTTAGCACTTCAATTACATGATGAAATGCTGAGACAGGGATATGAACCTGATATGATAACTTACACTGAGCTTATTAGAGGTCACTGTCTGAGAGGCAATATGGAAGTGGCTGAAGAGCTTTTTGCCAAGATACAGAAAACTGGGCTACCAATCGATCACGTTCCGTTTCAGTTACTTATCAAGAAGTACTGCAAAATTGGCAAGTTTGACATGGCATATGACCTCTATCAAAAGTGGATAACTAGGGACCAACGAGACTATCATCTTCACTGGGCTTGA